The proteins below come from a single Chryseobacterium bernardetii genomic window:
- the metH gene encoding methionine synthase, which produces MKYLRLSGLEPLIITPESNFINVGERTNVAGSKKFLRLIKEEKFSEALDIARHQVEGGAQILDVNFDDGLIDGKASMIKFLNLIASEPDIARIPIMVDSSKWEILEAGLQVAQGKCVVNSISLKEGEEEFIKHAKAIKRYGAAVIVMAFDEVGQADNLERRIEISKRSYDILVNQIGFPAEDIIFDLNIFPVATGMDEHRRNAIDFIEATRWVRQNLPYASVSGGVSNVSFSFRGNDTVREAMHSVFLYHAIQAGMNIGIVNPAMLEVYDEINKELLELVEDVILDRREDATERLLDYSEKHKSVKKEKTEDLEWRNNPLQERITHALVKGIDRFIEEDVEEARLLAERPLHVIEINLMTGMGVVGDLFGSGKMFLPQVVKSARVMKKAVAYLQPFIEAEKDGSKPANGKILMATVKGDVHDIGKNIVSVVLGCNNYEIVDLGVMVPAEKIIQTAIEEKVDVIGLSGLITPSLDEMVYIASELERQNLDFPLLIGGATTSKAHTAVKIDLKYKNAVVHVNDASRAVNVVSSLLGDRNKEYVSELKNDYSDFREKFLNRQVDKDYVSIEEARENRFRIDWENEEIFTPNNLGITIIENQDLRELLPFIDWSPFFRSWDLHGKYPNILEDEVVGVQAKELFKDAQVILNRILDEKLLTAKAIFGIFKANSNETDDILIFDENNNELAKFLTLRQQAQRSKGKDYLALSDFIAPQSSGKTDYMGVFCVTTGFGTDELAEEYEKANDDYNAIMVKALADRFAEAYAEFLHKKVRTEYWGYAVQEELSNEDLIAEKYKGIRPAPGYPACPDHLEKKTIWDLLKVEENTGVFLTESLAMFPTASVSGYYFGSPYAKYFGLGKITEDQLRDYADRRSCSIQEAQKWLSPNLAD; this is translated from the coding sequence ATGAAATATTTAAGATTATCAGGCCTCGAGCCTCTTATCATAACGCCGGAAAGTAATTTCATCAACGTTGGTGAAAGAACCAATGTTGCCGGGTCCAAAAAATTTTTAAGACTAATTAAAGAGGAAAAATTCTCTGAAGCATTAGATATTGCTCGCCATCAGGTAGAAGGAGGTGCCCAGATTCTGGATGTTAACTTTGATGATGGTTTGATTGATGGAAAAGCATCAATGATTAAATTTCTGAACCTAATTGCATCAGAACCGGATATTGCAAGAATTCCAATCATGGTAGACTCTTCCAAATGGGAAATTCTGGAAGCGGGTCTCCAGGTGGCACAAGGGAAATGCGTGGTAAACTCTATCAGCTTAAAAGAAGGCGAAGAAGAATTTATCAAACATGCCAAAGCCATCAAAAGATATGGTGCCGCAGTCATTGTAATGGCATTTGATGAGGTTGGGCAGGCAGACAATCTTGAACGAAGAATTGAAATCTCAAAAAGATCCTATGATATCCTGGTGAATCAGATCGGATTCCCTGCAGAAGATATCATTTTCGATTTAAATATCTTCCCGGTAGCAACAGGAATGGATGAGCACAGAAGAAATGCGATAGATTTTATCGAAGCTACACGCTGGGTAAGACAAAACCTGCCTTATGCATCTGTAAGTGGAGGAGTAAGCAATGTTTCCTTCTCCTTCCGTGGAAATGACACCGTAAGAGAAGCCATGCACTCGGTTTTCCTTTACCATGCCATCCAGGCCGGAATGAATATCGGTATTGTAAATCCTGCGATGCTGGAAGTTTATGATGAAATCAACAAAGAATTATTAGAACTTGTAGAAGATGTAATCCTTGACAGGAGAGAAGATGCTACAGAAAGACTTCTGGATTATTCTGAGAAACACAAATCAGTCAAAAAAGAAAAAACTGAAGACCTTGAATGGAGGAACAATCCGTTACAGGAAAGGATTACCCATGCTTTGGTAAAAGGGATAGACCGTTTCATTGAAGAAGATGTAGAAGAAGCAAGACTATTGGCAGAAAGACCACTTCATGTTATTGAAATTAATCTGATGACAGGAATGGGGGTAGTAGGTGACTTATTTGGAAGCGGAAAAATGTTCCTGCCACAGGTCGTAAAGTCAGCAAGGGTAATGAAAAAAGCTGTAGCCTATCTGCAACCTTTCATTGAAGCAGAAAAAGACGGTTCAAAACCTGCCAACGGGAAAATTCTGATGGCAACAGTAAAAGGTGATGTTCACGACATTGGAAAAAATATTGTGAGCGTAGTACTGGGCTGTAACAACTACGAAATTGTTGATCTTGGTGTAATGGTTCCGGCAGAAAAGATTATCCAGACTGCCATTGAAGAAAAAGTAGACGTAATCGGATTAAGCGGGCTGATTACTCCGAGTTTGGATGAGATGGTATACATTGCATCAGAACTGGAAAGACAAAATTTAGATTTTCCTTTACTGATTGGTGGTGCAACTACCTCAAAAGCACATACCGCAGTGAAAATCGATTTAAAATATAAAAATGCAGTGGTTCACGTTAATGATGCCTCAAGAGCGGTAAATGTGGTAAGCTCATTGTTAGGGGACAGAAATAAAGAATATGTTTCCGAACTGAAGAATGATTATTCAGATTTCAGAGAGAAGTTCCTGAACAGGCAGGTTGATAAAGATTATGTTTCTATTGAAGAAGCAAGAGAAAATCGCTTCAGAATAGATTGGGAAAACGAAGAAATCTTCACTCCGAATAACTTAGGGATCACCATCATTGAAAATCAGGACTTGAGAGAGCTATTGCCATTTATAGACTGGTCGCCATTCTTCAGAAGCTGGGATCTTCACGGGAAATATCCGAATATCTTAGAAGATGAGGTGGTAGGAGTACAGGCAAAAGAACTCTTCAAAGATGCACAGGTTATTCTCAATAGAATTCTGGACGAAAAGCTGTTAACAGCAAAAGCAATCTTTGGAATTTTCAAAGCAAACTCTAATGAAACCGATGATATCCTGATTTTTGATGAAAATAACAACGAGCTGGCTAAGTTTTTAACCCTAAGACAGCAGGCTCAAAGATCAAAAGGAAAAGATTATCTGGCGTTAAGCGATTTTATTGCACCACAAAGTTCTGGAAAGACAGACTACATGGGAGTATTCTGTGTGACCACAGGCTTCGGAACTGATGAACTGGCGGAAGAATATGAGAAAGCCAATGACGATTACAATGCTATTATGGTAAAAGCTCTTGCAGATCGCTTTGCAGAAGCTTATGCCGAATTTTTACATAAAAAAGTAAGAACAGAATATTGGGGATATGCCGTTCAGGAAGAATTAAGCAACGAAGATCTGATTGCAGAAAAATATAAAGGCATCCGTCCCGCTCCGGGATATCCGGCTTGCCCTGATCACTTGGAAAAGAAAACCATATGGGACCTTTTAAAAGTAGAAGAAAATACAGGCGTTTTCCTTACCGAAAGTTTAGCCATGTTCCCTACAGCATCTGTTTCAGGATATTATTTCGGGAGCCCGTATGCCAAGTATTTCGGATTAGGAAAAATTACAGAAGACCAGCTTAGGGATTATGCTGACAGAAGAAGTTGTAGCATCCAGGAAGCACAAAAATGGTTGTCACCAAATTTAGCAGATTAA
- the metF gene encoding methylenetetrahydrofolate reductase [NAD(P)H] — translation MKITEHIKNANGKTLFSLEVVPPQKGIGIEDLYTNIDPLMEFKPPFIDVTTSREEYIYIDKGNGLMERRITRMRPGTLGICAAIQHKYNVDTVPHLLCGGFTKEETEYLLVDCMYLGIDNVMALRGDAMKGHQYFEPTQGGHASAMDLVNQINDLGRGKYLHNEEQVCDELNKFCIGVAGYPEKHMEAPSMNYDLKWLKQKVDAGADYIVTQMFFDNKKYIEFVQKAREMGITVPIIPGIKPIATKKHLKILPQVFKIDLPEELINEVENAKNNEAVKQIGIEWAIAQCRELLDFGVPVLHFYSMGKSDNIKKVAGELF, via the coding sequence ATGAAGATAACAGAGCACATTAAAAACGCAAATGGAAAAACTCTATTCTCTCTAGAAGTTGTTCCGCCACAAAAAGGAATTGGTATTGAAGACTTGTACACGAATATAGATCCGTTAATGGAATTCAAACCACCCTTCATTGATGTTACCACTTCAAGAGAAGAATATATCTATATCGATAAAGGAAATGGGCTGATGGAGCGCCGTATTACAAGAATGCGTCCCGGAACCCTTGGGATTTGTGCAGCCATTCAGCATAAATACAATGTAGATACCGTTCCACATTTATTATGTGGTGGTTTTACCAAAGAAGAAACAGAATATCTTTTGGTAGACTGTATGTACCTTGGTATTGATAACGTAATGGCATTGAGAGGAGATGCAATGAAAGGGCACCAGTATTTCGAGCCCACCCAGGGTGGTCATGCAAGCGCTATGGATCTTGTTAATCAAATTAATGACCTGGGAAGAGGAAAATATCTTCACAATGAAGAGCAGGTTTGTGATGAACTCAATAAATTCTGCATCGGAGTAGCGGGTTATCCGGAGAAGCATATGGAAGCTCCTTCTATGAATTATGACCTGAAATGGCTGAAGCAAAAAGTAGATGCCGGAGCAGATTATATTGTGACTCAAATGTTTTTTGACAATAAAAAGTATATTGAATTCGTTCAGAAAGCAAGAGAGATGGGAATTACCGTTCCAATCATTCCGGGAATTAAGCCAATTGCTACCAAGAAACACCTGAAAATCCTACCTCAGGTATTTAAAATAGACCTTCCGGAAGAGCTTATCAATGAAGTGGAGAATGCCAAAAATAATGAAGCTGTTAAGCAGATCGGAATAGAATGGGCAATAGCACAATGCAGAGAACTTCTGGACTTCGGAGTTCCTGTTTTACACTTTTACTCGATGGGAAAAAGTGATAATATTAAAAAAGTAGCCGGTGAGCTATTCTAA
- the folE gene encoding GTP cyclohydrolase I FolE produces the protein MVDFTDNDDDIFTGKEHTPIREDAFDKSPQEKIEKITELFGEIMETLGLDMTDDSLKDSPKRVAKMYVNEIFGGLLPENKPGISTFSNKYKYRQMLVEKDITVYSFCEHHFLPIIGRAHVAYISNGEVIGLSKINRIVDYYAKRPQVQERLTMQIVDALKEALGTKDVACIIDAKHLCVNCRGIKDTASSTITAELSGIFRTNPITRQEFLHYVGSHAKLD, from the coding sequence ATGGTTGATTTTACTGATAACGACGATGATATTTTCACTGGAAAAGAACATACGCCTATAAGGGAAGATGCTTTTGATAAATCGCCACAGGAAAAAATTGAAAAAATTACTGAGCTTTTTGGAGAGATTATGGAAACATTAGGTCTGGATATGACTGATGATTCTCTGAAAGACTCACCAAAGCGTGTTGCCAAAATGTATGTGAACGAAATTTTCGGGGGACTTCTTCCTGAAAACAAACCTGGGATCTCTACATTTTCCAATAAATATAAATACCGCCAGATGCTGGTAGAAAAAGATATTACCGTATATTCTTTTTGTGAACATCACTTCTTGCCAATTATAGGAAGAGCTCATGTTGCTTATATCTCAAACGGAGAAGTAATAGGTCTTTCAAAGATTAACAGAATTGTAGATTACTACGCGAAAAGACCACAGGTTCAGGAAAGACTTACAATGCAGATTGTAGACGCTCTCAAAGAAGCTCTGGGAACAAAAGATGTAGCTTGTATCATAGATGCAAAACACCTTTGTGTAAACTGCAGAGGAATTAAAGATACAGCAAGCTCTACCATTACAGCAGAATTAAGCGGAATTTTCAGAACGAATCCTATCACAAGACAGGAATTCCTGCATTATGTAGGAAGCCATGCAAAACTAGATTAA
- a CDS encoding DinB family protein: protein MNYQILKNIIDSEIQRFQAISEDEWNYKNTPEKWSKKEIIGHLCDSAFTNIRRFVVTQYKENENIVYDQNIWVKAQNYQNVPVSELIDLWKALNYQIVHVVENIPDEALQRTCDTTKTELQRFTLEFVIKDYIDHLQHHLKAI from the coding sequence ATGAACTACCAGATCCTTAAAAATATTATAGATTCAGAGATTCAGAGATTTCAGGCAATTTCTGAAGACGAATGGAATTACAAGAATACACCCGAAAAATGGTCAAAAAAAGAAATAATTGGCCATCTTTGTGACAGTGCTTTTACAAATATCCGTAGATTTGTAGTTACCCAATATAAAGAGAACGAGAATATTGTTTACGATCAGAACATTTGGGTAAAGGCTCAGAACTATCAGAATGTTCCGGTTTCCGAATTAATTGATCTTTGGAAAGCATTGAACTATCAGATTGTTCATGTTGTAGAAAATATTCCAGATGAAGCACTGCAAAGAACTTGCGATACTACCAAAACAGAACTTCAAAGGTTTACCCTGGAGTTTGTCATTAAGGATTATATAGATCATTTGCAGCATCATTTAAAAGCGATTTAA
- the cysS gene encoding cysteine--tRNA ligase, translated as MQLKIYNSLTAEKEIFKPILEGNVGMYVCGPTVYSNVHLGNVRTFLSFDFIYRTLMHLGYKVRYVRNITDAGHLTDDGDVNNDRFVKQTRLEKLEPMEIVQKYTVDFHKVLDMFNLLPPNIEPTATGHIVEQIELTQKLIDTGFAYESNGSVYFDVLEYNKRGLNYGELSKRNIEELFANTRDLDGQGEKKNPQDFALWKKASPAHIMRWNSPWGEGFPGWHLECTAMSTKYLGETFDIHGGGMDLKFPHHECEIAQGKACNGAAPVHYWMHANMLTMNSQRMSKSTGNYILPMQLVTGENDFFEKPFHPSIVRFCFLQAHYRSVLDISNDAMIASEKGFIRLMEAVKVLNSITPDDTKQSEFSLTDWKKKCYDALTDDFNSPILIAHLFEAVKYIFALNDGKETISTADLEDLKSALNAFIFDVLGLQTVEENNNEKLDQTLKVLIELRNQARKSKNFELSDQIRDKLLAEGIELKDGRDGTSYVLN; from the coding sequence ATGCAACTAAAAATATATAACTCGCTTACAGCGGAAAAAGAAATATTCAAACCCATCTTAGAAGGAAATGTAGGAATGTATGTCTGCGGACCCACAGTCTACAGCAATGTCCATTTGGGGAATGTAAGAACCTTCCTGTCTTTTGATTTTATCTACCGTACCCTGATGCATTTAGGCTATAAAGTAAGATATGTAAGAAACATTACAGATGCAGGCCACCTTACTGATGACGGAGATGTAAATAATGACAGATTCGTAAAGCAAACCAGATTAGAGAAGCTGGAACCAATGGAAATCGTACAGAAGTATACAGTAGATTTCCACAAAGTTCTTGATATGTTTAATTTGCTTCCGCCTAATATTGAACCTACTGCAACTGGCCATATTGTAGAACAGATTGAGCTTACTCAGAAATTAATAGATACAGGCTTTGCCTATGAAAGCAATGGTTCTGTATATTTTGATGTATTGGAGTACAATAAAAGAGGGCTGAACTACGGTGAACTTTCAAAACGCAATATAGAAGAACTTTTTGCCAATACCCGTGATCTTGACGGACAAGGGGAGAAGAAGAATCCACAGGATTTTGCCCTTTGGAAAAAAGCATCTCCGGCTCACATCATGAGATGGAACTCTCCATGGGGAGAAGGTTTTCCGGGATGGCACCTTGAATGTACTGCAATGAGTACAAAATATCTGGGTGAAACTTTCGATATTCACGGAGGTGGAATGGACTTGAAATTCCCTCACCACGAATGTGAAATCGCTCAGGGAAAAGCTTGCAATGGAGCAGCACCGGTACATTACTGGATGCATGCGAACATGTTGACGATGAATTCCCAGCGTATGAGTAAATCTACAGGGAACTATATCCTTCCGATGCAGTTGGTAACAGGAGAAAATGACTTCTTTGAAAAACCTTTCCACCCGTCAATTGTACGTTTCTGCTTCCTGCAGGCACATTACAGAAGTGTTCTAGACATTTCCAATGATGCGATGATTGCCAGCGAAAAAGGATTTATCAGATTGATGGAAGCTGTGAAAGTATTGAACTCCATTACTCCGGATGATACTAAGCAGTCAGAATTCAGTCTTACAGATTGGAAGAAAAAATGTTATGATGCCTTAACAGATGATTTCAACTCTCCAATACTGATTGCTCACTTATTTGAAGCCGTAAAATACATTTTTGCTTTAAATGATGGCAAAGAAACAATTTCAACAGCAGATCTTGAAGATTTAAAGTCAGCACTGAATGCCTTTATCTTTGACGTCCTGGGATTACAGACTGTAGAGGAGAATAATAATGAAAAACTGGATCAGACCTTAAAAGTTTTAATTGAACTTAGAAATCAGGCCAGAAAATCTAAAAATTTCGAACTTTCAGATCAGATCAGAGATAAACTGCTTGCTGAAGGAATCGAATTAAAAGACGGAAGAGACGGAACCTCTTATGTTCTGAACTAA
- a CDS encoding T9SS type A sorting domain-containing protein, producing the protein MKKHLFPLFLMLLGVNAQAQQDFYAITGKDTQSINFNDFRVIDAMTGTSGEKIFTADSSSKVISQARRGLVTEDKNSFNNSQAVTMAALAYDSSNNNLVYMPMFSSNIYVLNPQTKEITLVENNIVRATSCDINSHITRMTAGYDGNIYAMNNSGTQLLQISKKGGQYVVSDLGIVKDDASNGKNSFTTMETGFGGDMVADSDNNFYIFAASGNVFKVSSKELKAKFVGKIAGIPDNYSVNGSAVNAQGKVTIASAKGAPLYEVDLATLQAKQLPGEQNLHIYDLASKYFVNDRASINNKALADLDIYPTRVNEQFVNVHVNNKNVKGNIKLNVFDMSGKNVMSEGLSVRDGSLDQKMYLKGLINGAYIINITDESGKVLLNKKILITE; encoded by the coding sequence ATGAAAAAACATTTATTCCCTCTATTTTTAATGTTGCTAGGTGTGAATGCACAGGCTCAACAGGATTTTTATGCAATTACAGGAAAGGATACTCAGTCTATTAATTTTAATGATTTCCGTGTAATAGATGCAATGACTGGTACTTCCGGTGAAAAGATTTTTACTGCTGATTCATCTTCGAAAGTTATTTCGCAGGCCAGAAGAGGATTGGTTACTGAGGATAAAAATTCTTTTAATAATTCTCAGGCTGTTACTATGGCGGCATTGGCATATGATTCATCAAATAATAATCTGGTGTATATGCCTATGTTTTCTTCAAACATTTATGTTTTAAATCCTCAGACCAAGGAAATTACTTTGGTAGAAAATAATATTGTGAGAGCAACTTCTTGCGATATTAATTCTCATATTACAAGAATGACTGCGGGGTACGATGGAAATATCTATGCCATGAATAACTCAGGTACTCAGCTTTTACAGATCAGTAAAAAAGGAGGACAGTATGTGGTTTCTGATTTAGGAATAGTAAAAGATGATGCTTCCAATGGTAAGAACTCTTTTACTACAATGGAAACGGGATTTGGTGGAGACATGGTAGCAGATTCAGATAATAACTTTTATATTTTTGCAGCTTCCGGAAATGTTTTTAAAGTATCATCTAAAGAGTTAAAGGCAAAATTTGTGGGTAAAATTGCAGGAATTCCAGATAACTATTCTGTGAATGGCTCTGCTGTAAACGCTCAAGGAAAAGTGACGATTGCAAGTGCTAAAGGAGCCCCTTTATACGAAGTGGATCTTGCTACTTTGCAGGCAAAACAACTTCCTGGAGAACAAAACCTTCATATTTATGATTTGGCCAGTAAATACTTTGTGAATGATAGAGCCTCTATCAATAATAAAGCATTGGCTGATCTGGACATTTATCCTACAAGAGTTAATGAACAGTTTGTAAATGTTCACGTCAATAATAAGAATGTAAAGGGAAATATCAAACTTAATGTTTTTGATATGTCCGGTAAAAATGTAATGAGTGAGGGATTATCTGTTAGAGATGGATCACTGGATCAGAAGATGTACCTGAAAGGACTGATTAACGGAGCATATATTATAAATATTACGGATGAATCAGGAAAAGTACTATTGAACAAGAAAATTCTTATTACAGAATAA
- a CDS encoding 4-alpha-glucanotransferase, whose product MKLYFNVGYIVKAGENLQLVIREEGTAAHIHTMFCAENGLWKCEVDYFSRSISYQYRVVNEKGSVLRDEFVQHHLNFPHNYKEFIIFDEWNNKNFPENYLNNKILYNKLHDFTPEKSTILKKHTHLFRLEAPIYNKDWRIVLFGSTASLGHWDYNRVVPLYQTDFGLWEASVEIPENEIIEFKYCIYDIKQNRVIDVETGENRSTVANPLPDVLQIVSNHYFRFKGYQMYHDAGVAVPVFSLRSEEGFGVGEFSDLKKLADWTKETNLGIIQILPINDTTANYSWTDSYPYAAVSVYALHPQYISLEKLDFSLPKELVKEYEADKEALNALELIDYEKMIESKWKYLKAVFHAEKDKIYKDRNFKKFIKDNEYWLVPYSAFCVLRDKYKTPNFNEWKTHKKYIAGKIAQFFTTKSKDYDLSMLHAWVQYQLHVQLKDAVDYTHNLGVSLKGDLPIGIYRYSVEAWTEPELFGMDFQAGAPPDQFTELGQNWEFPTYNWEAMKADDYRWWKNRFKALEQYFDAMRIDHILGFFRIWRMPITAVQGILGYFYPAVPIVPDEFKAWQIPFTFDRYCKPFINNEILWKYFAADSGKALVFMDRNEDGTYSFKKEFDTQRKLVDFFKKNPHGPLEEKLVSLCANVLFLPEERNGQTVYHPRFNVYNTESYQYLPEPEQKSIYDLYHDYFFRRQDRLWYEKAMEKLPVILNATKMLICGEDLGMVPACVPVVMDELAIIALKVQRMPAENIPFYDPRYASYMNVVTASSHDSSTLRQWWKEDPALTQRYFNQQLVQYGKAPSELTPGLAEIIMKQHLYNESMLAIFPIQEFLATDIALTNPKMDNERINNPAVFPHYWRYRMHIGLEDLKNQKVFNQKIAHWIKDSGRS is encoded by the coding sequence ATGAAGCTATACTTTAATGTAGGATATATTGTAAAAGCCGGAGAAAATCTGCAGTTGGTTATTCGTGAAGAAGGTACAGCGGCTCATATCCATACGATGTTTTGTGCAGAGAATGGTTTGTGGAAATGTGAAGTGGATTATTTTTCCAGATCCATTTCTTATCAGTACAGGGTTGTGAATGAAAAAGGAAGCGTTTTAAGAGACGAGTTTGTTCAGCATCATCTTAATTTTCCGCATAACTATAAGGAATTTATCATTTTTGATGAATGGAATAACAAAAACTTTCCTGAAAATTATCTAAACAATAAAATTCTATACAATAAATTACACGACTTTACCCCTGAGAAATCAACCATTTTAAAGAAACATACTCATTTATTCAGACTTGAGGCTCCTATTTATAATAAGGATTGGAGAATTGTATTGTTCGGCAGTACTGCATCTTTAGGACACTGGGATTATAACAGGGTAGTTCCTTTGTACCAGACAGATTTTGGTCTTTGGGAAGCGTCTGTTGAAATCCCTGAAAATGAAATTATTGAATTCAAATACTGTATTTACGATATTAAACAGAATAGGGTAATAGATGTAGAAACAGGAGAAAACAGATCAACAGTTGCGAATCCCTTGCCGGATGTTTTACAAATTGTTTCCAACCATTATTTCAGGTTCAAAGGATATCAGATGTATCATGATGCCGGAGTTGCCGTTCCTGTATTTTCTTTAAGAAGTGAAGAAGGTTTTGGAGTAGGAGAATTTTCAGACCTTAAAAAACTGGCAGACTGGACAAAAGAAACGAACCTTGGAATTATCCAGATTCTTCCTATTAATGATACCACGGCAAATTATTCATGGACGGATTCTTACCCATATGCCGCAGTATCTGTATATGCTTTACATCCTCAATATATTTCATTAGAAAAACTTGATTTTTCTTTACCGAAAGAGTTAGTTAAAGAGTACGAGGCTGATAAAGAAGCTTTAAATGCGCTTGAGCTTATTGATTATGAAAAAATGATCGAGAGCAAATGGAAGTATCTGAAGGCTGTTTTCCATGCAGAAAAAGATAAAATCTATAAGGACAGAAATTTCAAAAAATTCATTAAAGATAATGAATATTGGCTGGTTCCTTATTCAGCATTCTGTGTTTTAAGGGATAAATATAAAACTCCGAACTTCAATGAGTGGAAAACTCATAAAAAATATATTGCAGGTAAGATTGCTCAGTTTTTTACAACGAAAAGTAAGGACTATGATCTTTCAATGCTTCATGCGTGGGTACAGTACCAGCTTCATGTTCAGTTGAAAGATGCTGTAGACTATACCCATAATCTTGGTGTTTCTTTAAAAGGTGACCTGCCTATCGGGATTTACAGATACTCTGTAGAAGCCTGGACTGAACCTGAACTTTTCGGTATGGATTTCCAGGCTGGCGCACCACCGGATCAGTTTACAGAACTTGGGCAAAACTGGGAATTCCCTACTTATAACTGGGAAGCCATGAAGGCAGATGATTACAGATGGTGGAAGAACAGATTCAAAGCATTAGAACAGTATTTTGATGCTATGAGGATTGATCATATTTTAGGTTTCTTTAGAATATGGAGAATGCCAATCACTGCTGTACAAGGTATTTTAGGATATTTTTATCCTGCTGTTCCCATTGTTCCGGATGAATTTAAAGCTTGGCAGATTCCGTTTACATTTGACAGATATTGCAAACCGTTTATCAACAATGAAATTTTATGGAAATATTTTGCTGCAGATAGTGGAAAGGCTCTTGTATTTATGGACCGCAACGAAGACGGAACTTATTCTTTTAAAAAAGAATTTGATACCCAGAGAAAGCTGGTAGACTTCTTTAAGAAAAATCCCCATGGCCCGCTTGAGGAAAAGTTGGTATCCCTGTGTGCCAATGTTTTGTTTTTACCTGAAGAAAGAAACGGACAAACAGTTTATCATCCAAGGTTCAATGTTTATAATACAGAATCTTATCAGTACCTTCCGGAACCTGAACAGAAAAGTATTTATGACCTCTATCACGATTATTTCTTTAGAAGACAGGATCGCCTTTGGTATGAAAAAGCAATGGAAAAGCTGCCTGTGATCCTGAATGCTACGAAAATGCTGATCTGTGGAGAGGATCTGGGTATGGTTCCCGCCTGTGTACCGGTTGTAATGGATGAGCTGGCGATTATTGCTTTAAAAGTTCAGCGTATGCCTGCAGAGAATATACCATTTTATGATCCGAGATATGCCAGTTATATGAATGTTGTTACTGCCTCGTCTCACGACAGTTCAACCTTGAGACAGTGGTGGAAAGAAGATCCTGCTTTAACCCAGAGATATTTTAATCAACAGTTGGTTCAGTATGGAAAAGCTCCATCGGAACTGACTCCTGGCCTGGCAGAGATCATTATGAAACAGCATTTATATAATGAATCTATGCTGGCTATTTTCCCTATTCAGGAATTCCTGGCTACAGATATAGCTCTTACCAATCCTAAAATGGATAATGAAAGAATTAATAATCCAGCTGTTTTTCCCCATTATTGGCGCTATAGAATGCATATAGGTCTGGAAGATCTTAAAAACCAGAAAGTGTTCAATCAAAAAATTGCTCATTGGATAAAAGATAGTGGTAGATCGTAA